The window GCCGAAGAAGAAGCACGTCGCCAGCCTGCTGCTGCGCAATCCGCTACTAACGACGCCGTTGCAGCGCCTGCTGCAGTTGCCGAGCCAGTACGTGAAAGCGCGCCGGTTGTGGCGGCTGCACCAGCACCGTCTGCCGACGTTCGTAACAAGCAGAACGAACAGCGCCGTCCGGACAAACCACGTGCCGACGATAACAGTCGTCGTGGCAGTGGCGATGGTGAGCGCAAAAACGCTCCGCATCGTGCTTCGGTCAAAGAGAAAGCGCCTGCTCCACGCGTTGCTCCACGTACTACCGACGAAGAAAGCGATGGCTTCCGTCGTGGTGGTCGCGGCAAGGCCAAGCTGAAGAAACGCAACGCTCACGGTTTCCAGAGCCCAACCGGCCCTGTAGTGCGCGAAGTGAAGATCGGCGAGACCATCACTGTTGGCGATCTTGCCCAGCAGATGTCGGTCAAGGCTGCTGAAATCATCAAGTTCATGTTCAAACTGGGTACTCCAGCGACCATCAACCAGGTACTGGATCAGGAAACTGCCCAACTGGTTGCCGAAGAGCTGGGCCACAAAGTGACCCTGGTCAGCGACACCGCCCTGGAAGATTCCCTGGCCGAGTCCCTGAAGTTTGAAGGTGAAGCGTTCTCCCGTGCACCGGTTGTGACCGTAATGGGCCACGTCGACCACGGTAAGACCTCGCTGCTCGACTATATCCGTCGTGCCAAGGTAGCTGCTGGCGAAGCCGGTGGTATCACCCAGCACATCGGTGCGTACCACGTTGAAACCGAACGCGGCATGGTCACCTTCCTCGACACCCCTGGTCACGCCGCGTTTACCGCCATGCGTGCCCGTGGTGCCAAGGCGACCGACATCGTGATCCTGGTGGTTGCAGCGGACGACGGCGTAATGCCGCAGACCGTTGAAGCCGTTCAGCACGCCAAGGCCGCTGGTGTTCCACTGGTTGTTGCGGTGAACAAAATCGACAAGCCGGGCGCTGATCTCGATCGCATCCGTAGCGAACTGTCGGTTCACGGCGTGACTTCGGAAGAGTGGGGCGGCGACACCCCGTTCGTATCGGTTTCGGCGAAAGTCGGTACTGGCGTGGACGAGTTGCTCGAAGCTGTTCTGCTGCAAGCTGAAGTTCTGGAACTGAAAGCGACTCCTTCGGCTCCTGGCCGTGGCGTCGTGGTTGAATCGCGTCTCGACAAAGGTCGTGGCCCGGTTGCTACCGTTCTGGTTCAAGACGGTACCCTGCGCCAAGGCGACATGGTGCTGGTCGGTTCGAACTATGGCCGCGTTCGCGCCATGCTCGACGAGAACGGCAAGCCAATCAAGGAAGCCGGTCCTTCCATCCCTGTCGAGATTCTCGGCCTGGACGGTACCCCGGACGCTGGCGACGAGATGAGCGTAGTTGCTGACGAGAAGAAAGCCCGTGAAGTGGCTCTGTTCCGTCAAGGCAAGTTCCGCGAAGTCAAACTGGCCCGTGCTCACGCTGGCAAGCTTGAAAACATCTTCGAGAACATGGGTCAGGAAGAGAAGAAGACGCTCAACATCGTCCTCAAATCCGACGTCCGTGGTTCGCTGGAAGCGTTGAACGGTGCCTTGAACGGCCTGGGTAACGACGAAGTGCAAGTGCGTGTTGTCGGTGGCGGTGTCGGTGGTATCACCGAATCCGACGCCAACCTGGCACTGGCCTCCAACGCTGTACTGTTCGGCTTCAACGTGCGTGCCGATGCTGGCGCTCGCAAGATCGTCGAGCAGGAAGGTCTGGATATGCGTTACTACAACGTGATCTACGACATCATCGAAGACGTCAAGAAAGCCCTCACCGGTATGCTGGGCAGCGATGTTCGCGAGAACATCCTGGGTACCGCTGAAGTGCGTGACGTGTTCCGTTCGCCGAAGTTTGGCGCGATCGCCGGTTGCATGGTTATCGAAGGTGTTGTTCACCGTAACCGTCCAATCCGTGTACTGCGTGAAGACATCGTTATCTTCGAAGGCGAGCTGGAATCCCTGCGCCGCTTCAAGGATGACGCTTCCGAAGTACGTGCCGGCATGGAATGCGGTATCGGCGTGAAGAGCTACAACGACGTCAAAGTCGGTGACAAGATCGAAGTCTTCGAGAAGGTTCAGGTTGCTCGCAGCCTCTAACTCGCGCACTTCAAGGGCCACGATGAGCCGCCGCATGCAGATGCACGGCGCATCGTCAGGACTCTAAACGCAACGCCCGGTCTGGCTTTTGTCAGGCCGGGCGTTTGCCGCTTTCAGACCCTTCGGGTTTCACCGTGGGGCAGTAACAGGTAACAAGACATGGCAAAAGAATACAGCCGTACCCAACGTATCGGCGATCAGATGCAGCGTGAGCTGGCACAGCTGATCCGTCGTGAAGTCAAAGACCCGCGCGTCGGCCTGGTCACCATTACCGCTGTTGAAGTCAGCCGTGACGTCGGTCACGCCAAGATCTTCATCACGGTGATGGGGCAGGACAACGCCGAAGACATCGCGCAAAGCATCAAGGTGCTCAACTCCGCCGCCGGTTTCCTGCGCATGCAGTTGGCTCGCGAAATGAAGTTGCGCAGCGTTCCGCAGTTGCACTTCCACTACGACGAAAGCGTCGTGCGTGGTGCTCATCTGTCGGCATTGATCGAACGTGCGGTCGCTGAAGACAATCAGCATCCGGTTGCGGCAGAAGCCGAAGACACCAAGGAGTAATCGGTGGCTCAGGTCAAACGTATCCGTCGTAACGTCAGCGGCATCATCCTGCTCGACAAGCCTTTGGGGTTCACCTCCAATGCGGCGTTGCAGAAGGTTCGCTGGCTGCTGAACGCCGAGAAGGCCGGGCACACTGGCAGTCTCGACCCGCTGGCCACCGGCGTGTTGCCGTTGTGCTTCGGTGAGGCCACCAAGTTTTCGCAATACCTGCTCGATTCCGACAAGGGTTACGAAACCCTGGCGCAACTGGGCAAGACCACCACCACGGCCGATGCCGAAGGTGAAGTTTTGCTGGAGCGCCCGGTGACCGTTGGTCGCGCCGATGTCGAAGCGGTACTGCCGAAATTTCGTGGGCAAATCAGCCAGATACCGCCCATGTACTCGGCGCTCAAGCGTGATGGCCAGCCGTTGTACAAGCTGGCCCGGGCAGGTGAAGTAGTGGAGCGTGAACCGCGTTCTGTTACTATTACGCGCTTGGAATTACTGGCCTTTGAAGGTGATACTGCGCGGCTTGCAGTGGATTGCACCAAAGGCACCTATATCCGCACCCTGGTGGAGGATATCGGTGAGCAACTCGGTTGTGGCGCATACGTTGCAGAACTGCGACGTACCCAGGCCGGGCCCTTCACGCTGGCACAGACAGTCACGCTGGAAGAGTTGGAAGCGGTACATGCCGAAGGCGGCAACGAAGCGGTCGACCGCTTTTTGATGCCCTCGGACAGCGGCCTGCTGGATTGGCCACTGTTGCAGTTCTCGGAGCACAGCTCGTTCTACTGGCTTAACGGCCAACCGGTACGAGCCCCGGATGCACCGAAGTTCGGCATGGTGCGGGTACAGGATCACAATGGCCGCTTCATCGGTATCGGTGAAGTGAGCGAAGACGGGCGCATCGCGCCACGTCGACTGATTCGGTCAGAATGACCGGACGAGGGTGGCTGTTAACAGGCACGGTCACTACTCATTTTTAGATACAGGGATTTGTCCCTGGCCTGTTGAAACTGTTTCTTTGAAACAGTTTCCTGATAAAAGGATTGCCTCATGGCTCTCGACGTTCAAGAAAAAGCTCAAATCGTAGCTGACTACCAGCAAGCTGTTGGTGACACTGGTTCGCCAGAAGTGCAAGTTGCACTGCTGACCCACAACATCAACAAGCTGCAAGGTCACTTCAAGGCCAACGGTAAAGATCACCACTCCCGTCGTGGTCTGATCCGCATGGTAAACCAGCGTCGTAAGCTGCTGGACTACCTGAAAGGCAAGGATCTGGGCCGTTACCAGGCTCTGATCGGTCGCCTGGGTCTGCGTCGCTAATAAGCGATTGCGCTAGAGGTTGGTTGTCTGTCGTACGTCAGTGGGTTTCCCGCTGGCGCATGGCAGGCTCCCAGCCTCAAGTTTTATCTGGATACCTGCTTTACCTGGACAATGACAGTCGGGCCGATACCCGGCGTTGCCCAAGAATTTCGCAAGAAGACAAGTTCCCCAAGAGCCACAAAAGAAGGTAGGACACCGTGAACCCGGTAATCAAAAAATTCCAGTTCGGTCAGTCGACCGTTACCCTCGAGACTGGCCGTATCGCCCGTCAGGCCTCCGGCGCAGTATTGGTCACCGTTGACGACGACGTCAGCGTGTTGGTGACTGTGGTCGGCGCCAAGCAAGCCGATCCAGGCAAGGGCTTCTTCCCTCTGTCTGTTCACTACCAGGAAAAAACTTACGCTGCCGGTAAGATCCCTGGCGGTTTCTTCAAGCGTGAAGGCCGTCCTTCCGAGAAAGAAACCCTGACTTCCCGACTGATCGACCGTCCGATCCGTCCGCTGTTCCCAGAAGGCTTCATGAACGAAGTGCAGGTTGTCTGCACCGTCGTTTCCACCAGCAAGAAGACCGATCCGGACATCGCTGCGATGATCGGTACCTCGGCTGCGCTGGCCATCTCCGGCATTCCTTTCGATGGCCCGATCGGCGCTGCCCGCGTTGCGTTCCACGAAAGCACCGGCTACCTGCTGAACCCGACTTACGAACAACTGAAAGCTTCGAGCCTGGACATGGTCGTTGCCGGTACTTCGGAAGCCGTGTTGATGGTTGAATCGGAAGCCAAAGAGCTGACCGAAGACCAGATGCTGGGCGCGGTACTGTTTGCTCACGACGAGTTCCAGGTGGTGATCAACGCCGTTAAAGAACTGGCCGCTGAAGCTGCCAAGCCGACCTGGACCTGGGCTCCACAGCCAGAAGCCACTGCTCTGCTGGGCGCTATCCGTGCCGAGTTCGGCGACGCGATCTCCCAGGCCTACACCATCACCATCAAGGCCGACCGTTACGCTCGTCTGGGCGAACTGAAAGACCAGGTGGTTGCCAAGCTGTCCGGCGAAGAAGGCCAACCGACTTCCGCTGAAGTCAAAGCGGCTTTCGGCGAAATCGAATACCGCACCGTTCGCGAAAACATCGTTAACGGCAAGCCACGTATCGACGGTCGCGACACCAAGACCGTACGTCCGCTGAACATCGAAGTCGGCGTTCTGCCGAAGACCCACGGTTCGGCTCTGTTCACCCGTGGCGAAACCCAGGCTCTGGTAGTTGCAACACTGGGCACCGCCCGTGACGCACAACTGCTGGATACCCTGGAAGGCGAGAAAAAAGACCCGTTCATGCTGCACTACAACTTCCCTCCGTTCTCGGTAGGTGAGTGTGGTCGCATGGGTGGCGCCGGTCGTCGCGAAATCGGTCACGGCCGTCTGGCTCGTCGTTCGGTTCAGGCCATGCTGCCTGCTGCCGACGTGTTCCCGTACACCATCCGTGTTGTGTCGGAAATCACCGAGTCCAACGGTTCGAGCTCCATGGCTTCGGTCTGCGGCGCTTCCCTGGCTCTGATGGATGCCGGCGTTCCGATGAAGGCACCGGTTGCCGGTATCGCCATGGGTCTGGTTAAAGAAGGCGAGAAATTCGCCGTCCTGACCGACATCCTGGGTGACGAAGACCACTTGGGCGACATGGACTTCAAAGTAGCCGGTACCGCCAAAGGCGTGACCGCGTTGCAGATGGACATCAAGATCAAGGGCATCACCGAAGAAATCATGGAGATCGCTCTGGGCCAAGCCCTGGAAGCGCGCCTGAACATCCTCGGTCAGATGAACCAGATCATTGGCCAGTCGCGTACCGAGCTGTCGGAAAACGCTCCGACCATGATCGCGATGAAAATCGACACCGACAAAATCCGTGATGTCATCGGTAAAGGCGGCGCGACCATTCGTGCGATCTGTGAAGAGACCAAGGCTTCGATCGACATCGAAGACGACGGCTCGATCAAGATCTTCGGCGAAACCAAAGAAGCTGCTGAAGCTGCACGTCAGCGCGTTCTGGGCATCACCGCAGAAGCTGAAATCGGCAAGATCTACGTTGGTAAGGTTGAGCGCATCGTCGACTTCGGCGCATTCGTCAACATCCTGCCGGGCAAGGACGGTCTGGTTCACATCTCGATGCTGAGCGACGCTCGCGTAGAAAAAGTGACCGACATCCTCAAAGAAGGCCAGGAAGTGGAAGTACTGGTACTGGACGTGGACAACCGCGGCCGTATCAAGCTGTCCATCAAAGACGTAGCAGCAGCCAAGGCTTCGGGCGTTTAATCACTCCCCACGCCTGACCGCTTCAACGTTGTAAAAAATGCCCTGCAGTGAAAGCTGCGGGGCATTTTTTTGCCTGCAAAAAAATGAGACGAGCCATGAAGTTGCCTGACCCCAAAGTCAGTGCTAGGTTTAGCCCACTGCCCGTGTAGCTCAGTTGGTAGAGCAGCGCACTCGTAACGCGAAGGTCGCAGGTTCGATTCCTGTCTCGGGCACGAGCGACACGTTGTTTTCAGATGATCCCGAATGGTTCTGAAGGCCAGACAAACCGGGCTTCAAACGGTTTTTTTGCGTCAGAGAGATCCTTGATGATCCAGATCCATCTTCCATTCCTCAGATCAAAGAGAACGCCATGACCGTTAAAGAATTGACCCAAGAAGCCAGACACGAAAAAGCGCTGGAGAAGTATTTGGCGGAGTCGCCTCAGCTAGCCGAAGAGATCAAGGACTTGCCCGCTGACGATCAGAAAGACCAGATCCAGTGGGCGTTCGAGGATGAGGCAGAGTCCCAGGGCTTGCAGCCGTGGGAGCTGACGCTCAAGTACACCTCAACCCCTGAAGAGTTCGAGGCTGCGCGCCTTGTTCTGCACAAGGAGGCTGCCGAGGTGTTGGGTGTCGAGTGGGAAGAGTACTGCGAGATGAATAATCTGGTGGTCTGACAAAAACGCCAGCCTCACGAGGCTGGCGTTTTTCATTCACACAGGCGTTATCAAAGGCTCAGGCGCATCGACAGATCGACAGCTTTCACATCCTTGGTCATCGCACCAATCGAGATGTAATCCACCCCGGTTTCGGCGATCGGTAGCAGCGTGCTTTCGTTGATGCCGCCGCTGGCCTCCAGTTTCGCCTGGCCTGCGTTCAGACGCACGGCTTCGCGCATGTCATCCAGACTCAGTTCATCGAGCATGATGATGTCGGCACCAGCCGCCAGGGCTTCCTTCAGCTCTTCCAGGCTTTCCACTTCGATCTCCACCGGTTTGCCCGGGGCAATCTTGTGCGCGGCCTTGATGGCCTCCGGGATGCCACCGCAGGCGGCAATATGGTTTTCCTTGATCAGGAAGGCGTCGTACAGGCCGATGCGGTGGTTGTGGCACCCGCCGCAGGTCACGGCGTATTTCTGCGCCAGACGCAGCCCCGGCAAGGTTTTACGGGTGTCGAGCAACTTCACCTGAGTCTCGGCAACGTAATCCGCCAGGTATTGCGCGCGCGTGGCCACGCCAGACAGCAACTGCAGGAAGTTCAGTGCACTGCGTTCGCCCGTCAATAGCGAACGCGCCGGGCCCTCCAGGTGGAACAGCGCCTGATTGGGTTTCACCCGCTCGCCATCACGCACCTGCCAGTGCACCGCAACACGTGGGTCCAGCTGCCGAAACACGGCATCAACCCAGGCTGTGCCGCAGATGACGGCAGCGTCGCGGGTGATGATCGTGGCTTTGGCCAGGCGTTCGGCCGGGATCAGCTGTGCGGTGATGTCGCCGCTGCCGATGTCTTCGAGCAACGCACGGCGCACGTTGGCTTCGATTTCGGCGGTCAAATCGGCGAGACGTAGATTCGGCATAACGGACTCCACAAACAAAGTGGCCCGATTATAGGGCCATGGTGCTGGGCAACCCAAGGCATCAGAGGCGTTCCCATCGCTCTGAAACCTGCATTTGGTCGATTCGCCTGAGCAATCGGTACTAAGTCAGCGTCTGCCGCGAGCGTCTATTTCAAAAGGAAACGCAGAGTCTGCTGGTAGAGAAGACATCTTTTGCAAGATAATCCGCCTTGCTTTTGACGTCATGGCTTTGACGTGATTGACGACTTTGAAGACTCACCGTTTCAGGAGGGCTGAATGCACAACGACGGGAATGTAGTGCCTTTGCACAAGGTCGCTACCGACCAGGCGACTCACTCGCCGCTCGCCCGCCTGCCTGTGATTCTGCTTCAGGTTCGCGACAAGGCCGCACAACAGCTCAGGCATGGTTTGCAGGAACTGTTCGATAACGCCGACGACACGCTGTTCGAAATGGCCGACCGGGCCCGCGATGACGTCGAACAGAACCTGTTCTTCGAAGCCATGCGCGACTTGCGCCTTAAACGCAAAAACATCGAACGCGGCTTTCTCGAACAATTCTTCGAGGCTTTTGTCAGCCTCACCCGGTACGACAGCACTCAATCTGCCTTGCCCCAGTCGCTGGCCTTCGATGCCTCGGTGGCACTGCCCGATGACGACGTGGAGCGCAGGGTGGCAGTGGAGGCAATGGTCAGCAAAGTGCTGAGCCGCGACGGTTTCGCCCTGGGCCAATTGACCGCCCGCTTCAGCGCACTGTTGGGGAGGGAGTTGCTCGATCAGCACAATCCCATGGCGCCGTCGATGCTCTGCGAGTACTTTTTGCAGGCCGGGCGCAACCTGGGAGTGGAGATCAAGGTCAAGCTGATCATCCTCAAACTGTTCGACCGCTATGTGCTCAGGGATGCCAATCAGCTTTACGCCGAAGCCAATCAGTTGCTGCTCGCCACCGGTGTTCTGCCTGAGCTCAAGCCTGCGCCTGCGCGCCGGGTCAAGGAGCGTGCGGCAGCCGACGTTGATACTGAACCGGCTCACGCCAACACTCGCGCCAGTGGCCCGCCGACCGACGACAGCGTGCAGGAAGTCTTCGCGGCGTTGCAGGAGTTGCTGCTTAACGTGCGTGGCAGTGTCGCGCCCACGCTTGAAGCCAGCGCCCAGACACAGCCGATTACCACCCGTGACCTGATGCGCCTGCTCTCGCACCTGCAGCAATACGTGCCGGCGCCGGAAGCCCAGGACGACTTCGATCTGCGAAACCAGCTCGAAGAGCTGCTGACCCGGGTCAGCGTCAAAAGTGGCAAGTCACGCGTGGTCGGGGTGGCCGACGAAGACGTGATCAACCTGATTGCCATGCTCTTCGAATGCATCCTCGATGACCGCAACCTGCCGGATTCGCTCAAGGCGTTGATCGGCCGTTTGCAGATTCCGATGCTGAAAGTGGCGGTGCTCGACAAGAGCTTCTTCAGCCGCAGCAGTCACCCGGCCCGACGCCTGCTCAATGAAATCGCCACCGCCGCCATGGGTTGGGGGGAGTGCGATGACCATGAGCGCGACAGCCTGTATCTGCGCATCGAACAGGTGGTGCAACGCTTGCTCAACGATTTTGTCGATGATCCGGCGGTCTTCTCCGAATTGCTCGCGGATTTTCTCGCCTTCACCAGCGATGAACGCCGTCGCAGTGAGCTGCTCGAGCAACGCACCCGCGACGCCGAAGAAGGCCGCGCCAGGACTGAACTGGCCCGCCAGCGCGTCGAACAGGTGCTGAATCAGGCCTTGTTGGGCAAAGTATTGCCGCAGCGGGTGGTGGCGTTTGTCCAGGAAGCGTGGAGCCAGGTGTTGCTGCTGACGTGCCTCAAGCACGGCGATCAGGCGGCCGAATGGCACGCCGATGTGCAGACCATGGAGCAATTGATCTGGAGCGTGCAGCGTCATGACGAGCCCGATGCGAGCCAGCGTTTGTTGGCGCTGGTGCCTGGGTTGCTCAAATCGTTGCGCGACGGGCTGAGCCGTTCGGCCTTCGATCCGTTCGCCACCAGCGAATTTTTCAGTGAGCTGGAAGCCTTGCACGTTCAGCTGTTCGAACGTCCAGGGCCAAAGCTTGCACAGTCTGTCGATACGCCGGTAATGGTCGAAGTGCAGCAGGAAGTCGTCCTGCGAACCGCCGACGAAGGGCCGGTCGATACGGCGTCAGTGCGCTTGCCGGAAGACGATGCCGGCCTGCTTCAGGTCGATCAACTGCGGTTGGGGGGCTGGGTCGAGTTTCAGGAAGACGAGGAAAACACCCTTCGCTGCAAACTGGCGGCGATCATTGAAGCCACCGGCAAATACATTTTCGTCAACCGCACCGGGATGAAAGTGCTGGAACGCAGCCGCACCGGCCTGGCGCTGGAATTCCGTCGTGGCGCGGTGCGCACACTGGACGACACTTTGCTGTTCGACCGGGCGCTGGAGTCGGTGATTGGCAACCTGCGGCGCCTCAATCGCGGCAAGTGATCGCGCCCGGAGGGGCTATCGCGGCATACTGGGCGCCAACACAGTCGTCGTTGAAGGAACCTGTATGCAGTTGGACCCCGCGAGCGGTTGGTGTCAGGGCGTAGATATTTGCCCATCGCCCAACTTCAATGCGCGCCCCTCGGATGAAATTTCCCTGCTGGTGATCCACAACATCAGCCTGCCGCCTGCGCAATTCGCCACCGGCAAGGTGCAGGCGTTTTTCCAGAATCGTCTGGATGTCACGGAACATCCCTACTTTGAAGGGATCGCCGACCTGCGTGTATCTGCGCACTTTCTGATCGAACGTGACGGCACCGTCACTCAGTTTGTCTCTTGTCTTGAGCGTGCCTGGCATGCCGGCGTCTCGAGTTTCGAAGGACGGGAAACCTGTAACGATTTTTCCGTGGGCATTGAACTTGAAGGCACGGATGATTTGCCGTTCACCGATGCCCAGTATCAAGCGTTGACGACCCTGACCCGGCAGCTGCAAAGCACGTTCACGGCCATCACCGCAGAGCGCATTTGCGGGCATAGCGACATTGCACCGGGGCGTAAAACCGATCCCGGGCCTGCATTCGACTGGGCACGCTATCGCGCCGCCCTGGCAAAAGAGGAACAACAATGAGTTTTCTGGTGTTGCTGTTGGCGGTCTGGATCGAGAAATTCTCGGCCCTGCGTCATCGGATTCAGCGCGATGGTGGATGGGTTCGCGAGCTGAACAAGCTTGAGGTCAGTCCGCGTCTGGCAAAAAGTCCGTGGCTGATCCTGGTGATACTGGTGTTGTTGCCAGTGGCATTGCTGGGTTTGCTGCTACTGGTTCTGGACCCGGTGGCTTACGGTCTGCTGGCGTTGCCGGTGCACCTGCTGGTGGTGATTTACAGTCTGGGCCGGGGTGATCTGCTGGCCGGTCTGGGGCCGTTTCGCGATGCCTGGCGCCGGGAAGACCTGCAAGCGGCCGCTCATGTAGCGGACCGTGATGTGGGTATCTGCGCCGATAGCGGCGAACAATTGCTGGAACGGGTCGAAGGGCATTTGCTGTGGGAGGCTTATCAGGGCTTTTTCGCGGTGATTTTCTGGTACTTCCTGCTGGGGCCGGTCGCAGCCCTGAGCTATCGACTGCTGGCCCTGGCCGAAGAACACGGGCAGACCCCGGCCGTGGTCGAGCGCGCCGCAAAACTGCGTCATGCGTTCGACTGGGTGCCGGTGCGTCTGCTGGCGGCGAGTTTTGCGTTGGTCGGCAACTTTGTCGCAGTCGGCCGGGTAATGTTGAACGAGCTGCTGAATTGGAACATCAGCGCCGCCCAATTGATCGAGAAGGTGGGCTTGGTGGCCGGTGAAATTCCGGCGCCAATGGTCGGGCCTGACGGCATCAACAGCCTCGACCGGATCTGGGAACTGCTGCTGCGCGCGGCAGTGCTCTGGTACGCCGGTTTCGCGCTGTGGACCGTTCTTGCTTAGTTCTGGAGTGGACTCCGTTGTGGTGAGGGGGCTTGCCCCCGTTGGGTCGCGAAGCGGCCCCTAGCATTTTTCCAGTCAAACTGTGCAATCAGGTTCTGCGACTGCTTCGCAGCCGAACGGGGGCAAGCCCCCTCGCCACAGGGGTATCTATCGTCCTAAGTGTGCATCTCGCCGTTAACCTTAAGTTACAAAACATCCCGCCGATTTAAGCTATACAGAGACAGCGCCGAATAGTGGCTATCTGCTCTCGACCTGCGCCTGCCAATAAAAATAAGAAATCGAAGGGAGACTTCATAGTGAAGAGCTTGCTCTATCCCGCCGTCGCGCTGATGAACCGCCTGAGCTTTGGCATGAAGTTCAGCCTGATCAGCGTGCTGTTCCTTGTGCCGATGCTGGTGACCAACTTCTATCTGGTGCGCGATTCTTATCGAGAATTCCAGGGCACCCGGGTCGAGCTGCAGAGTCTTGACCTGCTGGGCAGCAGCCTGACGTTGCGGCGCGATCTGGAAACCCTGAACAACCTGGTGCAGATCAACGTCACCCTTGGTCAGTCCGGCAAGGCCGGCAATGTCGAGTCGCAGATCAGTACCCTGGGGCAAAATGTGCTGACCCGTTTGCAAGGGCTGACGGCGATGACCACGGACCCCGAGCAGATCACGGTTTTCGATGGCAAACGCGATGAGATGATCGCCGCGTTCAAGGCCCAGCAAGCGGAAAGCTCCCTGCAAAGCAAAAGTGCGATGATCGGCAAGTTGCTCGGCAACGCCCAAATTTTCAGCCAGGTCATCGCCAGTCAGGCCGGCCTCAGCCGCGACACCCAGAGCGACATGCGCCAGCTCAGCGAACTCATTACCAACGTCACGCCACCGGTCACCCAGATTCTCGGCGAAGGCCGGGCGATGGGCTCTTTTTCGCTGGGGCAGGGTTTTCTCAACTCGGCATCGAGTACCCGTTTTGATGAGTTGCTGGCGCAGATCGAAAAACTGCAGGCCGAATATGCCCTGAAGTTGCAGGACGCGCTGGGCTCCAGCAAAGCGGCACGCGAAACCCTGGCGGCTCAGGCCGAAAACAGCAAGGCATCGCTGAAAAAGGCCAGTGAACTGTTCGAAGAACAGGTCGTGATGGCCGACACGCTGGATGCGCCCTGGCAGGGCTTTTACGACCAGGTCACGGGCCTGATGGACCAAACCTACCAACTCAACGAAGCCACGCTGAAGTTTCTTGGCACCCAATTGCAGCAGCGACTGGAGCAGAACCGCACCCACATGGTCTTGCAGGCCTTGGCGCTGTCGGTGGTGTTCGTGTTGATTTTTTACCTCTATGGCGGCTTCTACGCCTCGACCCGCACCACCCTCAAGCGTCTTGGCGCGGTGATGGACAAGGTCGCGGCCGGCGACATGACGGTGACCTTCAGCGCCAACAGCCGCGATGAACTGGGCGAGCTGGGCGAGGTGTTCAACGGCACCGTGAAGAAAATCCATGACCTGATCGAGCGGGTCGGCCAGACCGTCACTGAGGTCGAGCGCCAAGCCGGGCAGGTGGAGAACGTTTCCGCCCGGAGCAACCAGGCGGTGGCGGGGCAGCGCACGCAGATCGAGCAGGTCGCCACGGCCATGAACCAGATGTCCGCCACCTCCCTGGAGGTTGCACGCAGTGCCGCGGCAGCGGTCAGCAGCGCTCATAGCGTCAACGATGAGACCATCAGCGGTCGTGGGCTGGTGGAATCCCAGCAGGGCAGCATCGCGGCACTGGCCAGTGAGATCGACCAGTCGGTGCTGGTGATCAATCAACTGGCCAGCGACAGCCAGTCCATCAGCCGTGTGCTGGAGGTGATCAAGAGCATCGCCGAACAGACCAACCTCTTGGCGCTCAACGCGGCCATCGAAGCCGCTCGGGCCGGTGAGCAA of the Pseudomonas frederiksbergensis genome contains:
- a CDS encoding methyl-accepting chemotaxis protein, coding for MKSLLYPAVALMNRLSFGMKFSLISVLFLVPMLVTNFYLVRDSYREFQGTRVELQSLDLLGSSLTLRRDLETLNNLVQINVTLGQSGKAGNVESQISTLGQNVLTRLQGLTAMTTDPEQITVFDGKRDEMIAAFKAQQAESSLQSKSAMIGKLLGNAQIFSQVIASQAGLSRDTQSDMRQLSELITNVTPPVTQILGEGRAMGSFSLGQGFLNSASSTRFDELLAQIEKLQAEYALKLQDALGSSKAARETLAAQAENSKASLKKASELFEEQVVMADTLDAPWQGFYDQVTGLMDQTYQLNEATLKFLGTQLQQRLEQNRTHMVLQALALSVVFVLIFYLYGGFYASTRTTLKRLGAVMDKVAAGDMTVTFSANSRDELGELGEVFNGTVKKIHDLIERVGQTVTEVERQAGQVENVSARSNQAVAGQRTQIEQVATAMNQMSATSLEVARSAAAAVSSAHSVNDETISGRGLVESQQGSIAALASEIDQSVLVINQLASDSQSISRVLEVIKSIAEQTNLLALNAAIEAARAGEQGRGFAVVADEVRTLAKRTQQSTEEIEQMIAKLHSGVGAAVKAMGTSHQMANGTVGQSEKVQQALENILGAVGMIVDQNQQIAAAVEQQTAVAHDIDQNIVEINRAGERTAEGAHQTEDASRALSAQVVELKQLISAFRV